In Bacillota bacterium, the genomic window GATGGCCTCCTCGAGATGGCGTTGCTCGATGAGTTCCTTGCCCTCTCTCATCGCAAGGATCGCCGACTCGTTCGCAAGGCTTTCGAGGTGCGCCCCGGCCTCGTAAGCGCGGGGTCGAGCAGGTCCGCCCTGTTCGTCGCCGCAATCACCAGAATCCTGACGTCGTCATCAACCGACAGGCCGTCCATCTCCACCAGGAGCTGGTTTCGTGTCGTGTGAATAGTGGACTTCTTGAGTGCACACCTCGCAGCAGGTAACATCTCCCCTGCCCTGCGGGAGGCCTTCGATGCGGCGGAGGCGGAGACTTTGCGGCACGACGGGACATCATCGCGAAAGCGCACCGCAGGCCCCTTGGGCGCCGTTCCGGCAACTCGGGACAAAGCCGACCCCGATCAGCTTGGGCAGGCCGTCCGAGTCTCTGTCAGAAGGGCAATAGCCATCCGGACTGACAGGATGGTCAAGGAGTACCGCGAGAAGGCCGTTACGTGGAGTTCCACGCATTATAGCTCCGCTCGGCCCGTGACTACTGTCAGATGGGATATGCCAAGGTATGGCGGGCCGAGACACACAAGGTTCTCCTTCCTGCGGATGAACTGGCCGTCCGCCAGGCTGTACACCTTTGCTTTCGGCAGCGTAGGCACAACCGAGAAGTCAAAGTCGGCCAGCGTTTCATCGACGGAAACCTGGCAGCCCGCAATCGGCTCCGCAGACGGTGCTCCCTCCTGGACTCAGCTTCTTGCTCAAGACAACTC contains:
- a CDS encoding AAA family ATPase, whose protein sequence is MLPAARCALKKSTIHTTRNQLLVEMDGLSVDDDVRILVIAATNRADLLDPALTRPGRTSKALRTSRRSLR
- a CDS encoding ATP-binding protein; its protein translation is MAGCQVSVDETLADFDFSVVPTLPKAKVYSLADGQFIRRKENLVCLGPPYLGISHLTVVTGRAEL